A DNA window from Parabacteroides johnsonii DSM 18315 contains the following coding sequences:
- a CDS encoding sigma-54 interaction domain-containing protein, producing the protein MIKVDVQQIKQRFGIIGNNAGLNRAIDVALQVAPTDLSVLITGESGVGKETFPQIIHQNSPRKHGQYIAVNCGAIPEGTIDSELFGHEKGSFTGALSDRKGYFEVADGGTIFLDEVGELPTPTQARLLRVLETGEFIRVGSSKVQKTNVRIVAATNVNLTQAVAEGKFREDLFYRLSTVPIQVPPLRERGEDIILLFRKFASDCAEKYRMPPIRLDEEARQLMLSYRWPGNVRELKNITERISVIEENRDITASVLRLYLPDLNIEKYPVLVKQDSDQKIFNSEREILYQVLFDMKKDVNELKKLVHDIMGGKMPIEVPEEPTAYPHPIHTVHPVPSIQEAEAVEEEESLSLEEVEKEMIRKALEKHNGRRKNAAADLKISERTLYRKIKEYNLE; encoded by the coding sequence ATGATAAAGGTTGATGTGCAGCAGATAAAACAGCGTTTTGGAATTATAGGCAATAATGCCGGGCTGAACCGGGCTATTGATGTTGCTCTACAGGTCGCTCCAACAGATTTGTCTGTGCTGATTACCGGTGAAAGTGGTGTCGGTAAAGAAACTTTTCCTCAGATTATACATCAGAACAGCCCGCGTAAACATGGACAATATATAGCAGTGAACTGTGGTGCCATTCCCGAAGGCACGATCGACTCGGAATTGTTTGGACATGAAAAAGGCTCTTTTACGGGAGCGTTGTCCGATCGTAAAGGCTATTTCGAGGTGGCGGATGGTGGGACGATCTTCCTGGATGAGGTGGGAGAGTTACCCACTCCTACACAGGCACGTTTGTTGCGTGTCTTGGAGACGGGAGAGTTTATCCGTGTCGGTTCATCCAAAGTCCAAAAGACAAATGTCCGTATTGTCGCGGCGACGAATGTCAATCTGACGCAGGCCGTAGCAGAAGGAAAATTCCGTGAAGATTTGTTTTACCGTCTGAGTACGGTGCCTATTCAGGTTCCTCCCCTGCGCGAGCGTGGTGAGGACATCATCTTGCTTTTCCGGAAATTTGCCAGCGATTGTGCGGAGAAATACCGGATGCCGCCGATCCGTTTGGATGAGGAAGCCCGTCAGTTGATGCTTTCCTATCGTTGGCCGGGAAATGTCAGGGAACTGAAAAACATAACGGAACGTATTTCTGTTATCGAGGAAAATCGGGATATCACCGCTTCCGTGCTTCGTCTGTATTTACCTGATCTGAATATCGAGAAATATCCGGTCCTAGTCAAGCAGGATTCCGACCAGAAGATATTCAACAGTGAACGAGAGATTCTGTATCAAGTACTGTTCGACATGAAGAAAGATGTCAACGAACTTAAGAAGTTGGTACACGACATTATGGGAGGCAAGATGCCTATCGAGGTGCCGGAAGAACCGACGGCTTATCCCCATCCGATCCATACCGTCCATCCGGTTCCTTCCATCCAGGAAGCTGAAGCAGTGGAAGAGGAAGAGAGTCTGTCATTGGAAGAAGTCGAGAAAGAGATGATCCGAAAGGCGTTGGAGAAACATAACGGTCGTCGTAAGAATGCCGCTGCCGATCTGAAGATATCGGAACGGACACTTTACAGAAAAATAAAAGAATATAATCTGGAATAA
- the lptE gene encoding LptE family protein, with protein MLKNNKIWLFCLIGLIVTACSISYKFNGASIDYTKVKTITIKDFPNQAPLVYPPLSQKFTEALKDIYIRQTRLQLVGSNGDLDLEGEITGYDLTPMAVKEDAYASQTKLTITVRVRYANRVNPDEDFEQSFSAYREFDATQMLQQVQDQLSEEIIDELVDQIYNATVANW; from the coding sequence ATGTTGAAGAATAATAAGATATGGCTTTTCTGCTTAATCGGCCTGATAGTGACGGCTTGTTCGATCTCCTATAAGTTTAATGGTGCTTCTATCGATTATACGAAGGTCAAGACGATTACGATCAAGGATTTCCCGAACCAGGCTCCGTTAGTCTATCCACCCCTTTCTCAAAAATTTACGGAAGCACTGAAGGATATTTATATCCGTCAGACTCGCTTGCAGTTAGTAGGTAGCAACGGTGACTTGGACTTGGAAGGTGAAATTACCGGCTATGACCTGACCCCTATGGCTGTAAAAGAAGATGCTTATGCCTCACAGACCAAGTTGACAATTACGGTTCGGGTTCGTTATGCCAACCGGGTAAATCCGGATGAGGATTTCGAGCAGAGTTTCTCGGCATACCGTGAATTCGATGCGACTCAGATGTTGCAGCAGGTACAGGACCAGTTATCGGAGGAGATTATTGACGAGCTTGTCGATCAAATTTATAATGCAACGGTTGCCAACTGGTAA
- the secG gene encoding preprotein translocase subunit SecG yields the protein MYVFISILILIASILLILIVLIQNSKGGGLASGFSSSNQIMGVRKTTDFLEKATWTLAGTVVVLSIVITAFIPRAQHTNQSEIKEQINNAVTIDPNTVAPDFGTAQQPATAPVSSEEEAPAN from the coding sequence ATGTACGTATTTATTTCTATCTTAATCCTGATCGCATCTATACTATTGATCTTGATTGTATTGATTCAGAACTCAAAAGGTGGAGGTCTGGCTTCAGGATTCTCTTCTTCCAACCAAATTATGGGGGTACGCAAAACCACAGATTTTCTTGAAAAAGCAACCTGGACTCTTGCCGGTACTGTTGTTGTTTTAAGTATTGTGATTACTGCTTTTATTCCGAGAGCTCAGCACACGAATCAGTCTGAAATCAAAGAACAGATAAATAATGCTGTAACAATTGATCCGAATACAGTTGCTCCTGACTTTGGCACTGCCCAGCAGCCTGCAACAGCTCCTGTTTCTTCTGAAGAAGAAGCTCCGGCTAACTAA
- a CDS encoding DUF4491 family protein translates to MDMINFDGLLIGIATFLIIGLFHPVVVKAEYYWGTKCWWIFLVLGIVGTVASLLIESVFVSAICGVFAFSSFWTIKEVFEQEERVLKGWFPKNPKRTYPEHKP, encoded by the coding sequence ATGGACATGATTAATTTTGATGGACTGTTGATAGGTATTGCAACCTTTCTGATTATCGGGCTTTTTCATCCGGTTGTGGTAAAAGCGGAATATTATTGGGGCACGAAATGTTGGTGGATCTTTCTCGTTTTGGGAATAGTGGGAACTGTCGCTTCCCTGCTGATTGAAAGCGTTTTCGTCTCGGCTATTTGCGGCGTCTTTGCCTTTTCCTCTTTTTGGACGATAAAGGAAGTTTTCGAGCAGGAAGAGCGCGTCTTGAAAGGCTGGTTTCCTAAGAATCCCAAACGTACTTATCCGGAGCATAAGCCTTAA